In Manduca sexta isolate Smith_Timp_Sample1 chromosome 23, JHU_Msex_v1.0, whole genome shotgun sequence, one DNA window encodes the following:
- the LOC115456256 gene encoding tetratricopeptide repeat protein 14 homolog isoform X5, whose translation MEPTLDASLVAQSINFHGQQLQKTWEGERGEEDLTKIGVGALDFAVYQSRHKHLTFQDRGKRLKLHQFIAKEANALFDSSIMEETPSSSSLGTDSIAPEDNLYALMPPFETFLNVDKSARLRHFFDNVKTGELIIGAVINRTASGMMLKVLCTAGPTSRYVADINVKAFLPVTNIIPAVDKKNVSRNYLMNDTVCCEVIEVIPDTDKMVCGMKGVTRCSDDPPPKPPLGLLSTDDFPMVYKKTMEMKGESYEAILEKSPGFNNPNCVQYLSELLGIANMHCTNFVSLRGGFPTSDYADELRQAQASKWAFRSVAEGIEHFKAGRHSEAFQCLNKALSIDPRNVEGLVARGALYANSGTFKKAIEDFETSLKLNPNHANARKYLGETLVALGRSYEDENKITEAQKAYEDCLAIIPFHEEAQNSLDFLKSKTSTTKPLIEPAELLLPGLTGAKSYEMKETLKQLLNLTEKKEKKKKKKRGKGKKKRSSSSSSSSSESSSSSSSSESSSSSSETSDSEGPNRKKKRRSHSNNKRQRSLSPLSKRMAMLGDAESASRTHNSQFNHPYGYQPPPPADEPASAPPVRSQADVDYELKVRKFLEMTKEDSDYEEKVRNFLEETAQYKRNRKMQELGQQPQPGADHDKKKKKKKDKKKKKESKRKRKEQEREEKRKAKMARTAANNADYSLRDLDNIGDKKLRDAIRMMDDMHGLEELESKLSAYHVMVEKEVLGKRDPRGSLSPIDQAPPPPLEKPKWKMSMSAVKDSVKKKDGPPSKGYKERYAFEDSSDDSQDNPKPSPSGGDKNVSVRRAMAMKEPPPLPLAPPPGKREPDPPGTDPPALPPVRKGNIVLDKFGSFRLAQEGETPVSVGDARPEQFVTRIKPPSPSGRRPRSPPSPRRHSSNSSDDDRRSPKRSRSRSRPRKYKYRSRSRSRSRSGSSASGSVASRRRRSGSPRSRSRSDASRSYYSRSRSRSRSGSRERLRRYPRRANWRGRGGYERGTYYRPRFNTFNGGGRGRGRGGGDFRRDDGRRFPNEWRDNRSRGGRPFRPRRGGGGRGRPFRGAYRDFRDRRGVRYSRSRSPDRTRRSRSYSPERRDKDRDSYSRYSGRDSHRSEGEYEEERYVDRKEYDGKWADGNEPERNSHTEEKPAEEAPKE comes from the exons ATGGAACCGACACTGGATGCGTCCTTAGTGGCGCAATCCATCAATTTTCATGGGCAGCAATTGCAAAAAACGTGGGAGGGAGAGCGAGGAGAAGAAGACTTGACCAAGATAGGCGTGGGTGCCTTAGACTTCGCTGTATACCAATCAAGACATAAACACTTGACGTTCCAAGACCGCGGCAAGAGGTTGAAACTGCACCAATTTATTGCCAAGGAGGCTAATGCATTATTCGATTCGTCAATTATGGAGGAGACCCCATCTTCTTCAAGCTTGGGCACCGACTCTATCGCACCTGAAGACA ACTTATATGCTTTGATGCCACCATTTGAAACTTTTCTGAATGTGGATAAATCAGCGagattgagacatttttttgat AATGTGAAGACAGGAGAACTTATCATAGGGGCCGTGATCAACAGGACTGCATCAGGGATGATGCTAAAAGTGTTATGCACGGCCGGGCCAACATCCAGATATGTTGCAGACATCAATGTGAAG GCATTTTTACCAGTAACGAATATCATACCAGCTGTGGACAAGAAAAATGTATCAAGAAACTACCTCATGAATGACACTGTGTGCTGTGAAGTCATTGAAGTAATTCCAGACACCGATAAAATGGTGTGCGGCATGAAGGGCGTGACTCGGTGCTCTGACGACCCACCACCAAAACCCCCACTGGGACTGCTCAGCACTGACGACTTCCCAATGGTCTACAA gaAAACAATGGAAATGAAGGGTGAGAGCTATGAAGCTATATTGGAGAAGAGTCCTGGCTTCAATAACCCCAACTGCGTCCAATATCTGTCAGAGCTACTTGGAATCGCGAATATGCATTGCACGAATTTCGTCTCGCTCAG AGGAGGATTCCCTACGTCGGACTATGCCGACGAACTTCGTCAAGCTCAGGCAAGCAAATGGGCGTTCCGTTCAGTGGCTGAAGGTATAGAACATTTCAAAGCCGGAAGACATTCAGAAGCATTTCAATGCCTTAACAAAGCTTTGAGCATTGACCCCAGGAATGTGGAAGGTCTTGTTGCACGAGGAGCATTGTATGCTAACAGTGGAACTTTCAAAAAAGCCATAGAAGACTTTGAAACTTCATTGAAGTTGAACCCAAACCATGCTAATGCAAGGAAGTATCTAGGAGAGACACTAGTGGCACTTGGAAGAAGTTATGAAGACGAAAACAAGATCACTGAAGCACAGAAAGCGTATGAAGATTGTTTAGCTATTATACCATTCCATGAAGAGGCTCAGAATTCATTAGATTTCCTAAAGAGCAAGACATCAACAACAAAGCCTTTGATAGAGCCCGCTGAATTGCTATTGCCTGGTTTGACTGGAGCTAAATCTTATGAGATGAAGGAAACCCTAAAGCAGCTGTTGAATTTAACTGAgaaaaaggaaaagaaaaagaagaagaagcgCGGTAAGGGCAAAAAGAAACGCTCAAGtagttcatcatcatcatctagTGAGTCATCAAGTTCCAGTTCGTCATCTGAGTCGTCGTCGTCCTCATCAGAAACCAGTG ATTCGGAAGGTCCTAATCGCAAGAAAAAGCGTCGCTCGCATTCGAACAACAAGCGTCAGCGCTCGCTGTCGCCGCTGAGCAAGCGCATGGCGATGTTGGGTGACGCCGAATCCGCCTCGCGCACGCACAACTCGCAGTTCAACCACCCGTACGGATACCAGCCGCCGCCACCCGCCGACGAGCCCGCCAGCGCTCCGCCCGTGCGCTCGCAGGCCGATGTCGATTATGAACTGAAG GTTCGCAAATTTTTGGAGATGACTAAAGAAGATTCAGACTATGAAGAGAAAGTGCGCAACTTTCTTGAAGAAACCGCTCAGTACAAACGTAACCGTAAGATGCAAGAGCTCGGCCAACAGCCACAACCCGGCGCTGATCacgataaaaagaaaaagaagaagaaagataA AAAAAAGAAGAAGGAATCTAAGAGGAAACGTAAAGAGCAAGAAAGGGAGGAAAAAAGAAAAGCTAAGATGGCACGCACTGCAGCAAATAATGCGGACTATAGCCTGCGAGATTTGGATAATATTGGCGATAAGAAATTGAGAGATGCCATAAg AATGATGGACGACATGCACGGTCTGGAAGAGTTGGAGTCGAAGTTGAGCGCGTACCACGTGATGGTGGAGAAGGAGGTGCTCGGCAAACGTGACCCGCGCGGCTCGCTCAGCCCCATCGACcaggcgccgccgccgccgctcgAGAAACCCAAGTGGAAGATGTCCATGAGCGCTGTCAAGGACTC GGTTAAGAAGAAGGATGGTCCACCGTCGAAAGGTTACAAAGAACGCTACGCATTTGAAGATAGCTCTGACGATTCACAGGACAATCCTAAG CCATCGCCATCGGGGGGAGACAAGAACGTGTCGGTGCGGCGCGCCATGGCGATGAAGGAGCCCCCGCCGCTGCCGCTGGCGCCACCGCCCGGCAAGCGCGAGCCCGACCCGCCCGGCACCGACCCGCCCGCGCTTCCGCCA GTTCGGAAAGGCAATATAGTGCTAGACAAATTCGGCTCGTTCCGCCTGGCACAAGAAGGCGAGACGCCCGTGTCTGTAGGCGATGCGAGGCCAGAACAGTTTGTAACGCGTATCAAGCCGCCTTCGCCTTCGGGTCGCCGGCCACGCTCACCGCCCTCACCGCGACGTCATTCTTCTAATTCCTCCGATGACGACAGACGTTCACCAAAACGTTCCCGAAGCAG GTCGCGACCACGCAAATACAAATATCGATCTCGTTCAAGATCCCGTTCGCGGTCCGGTTCGAGCGCTAGCGGCTCGGTGGCGTCTCGGCGGCGTCGCTCCGGCTCGCCACGGTCTCGCTCACGCTCTGACGCTTCCCGCTCCTACTACTCACGCAGCCGATCTCGATCAAGGTCGGGATCTAGGGAAAG GTTACGCCGCTACCCTCGCCGAGCCAACTGGCGCGGTCGCGGCGGCTATGAGCGCGGGACGTACTATCGTCCTCGCTTCAACACGTTCAACGGCGGAGGCCGAGGCCGTGGCCGTGGCGGTGGAGATTTCAGACGCGATGATGGCAGGAGGTTCCCTAATGAATGGAGAGACAACAGATCACGAGGTGGACGGCCGTTCAGGCCACGACGGGGTGGAGGCGGTAGAGGGCGACCATTTAG
- the LOC115456256 gene encoding tetratricopeptide repeat protein 14 homolog isoform X1: MEPTLDASLVAQSINFHGQQLQKTWEGERGEEDLTKIGVGALDFAVYQSRHKHLTFQDRGKRLKLHQFIAKEANALFDSSIMEETPSSSSLGTDSIAPEDNLYALMPPFETFLNVDKSARLRHFFDNVKTGELIIGAVINRTASGMMLKVLCTAGPTSRYVADINVKAFLPVTNIIPAVDKKNVSRNYLMNDTVCCEVIEVIPDTDKMVCGMKGVTRCSDDPPPKPPLGLLSTDDFPMVYKKTMEMKGESYEAILEKSPGFNNPNCVQYLSELLGIANMHCTNFVSLRGGFPTSDYADELRQAQASKWAFRSVAEGIEHFKAGRHSEAFQCLNKALSIDPRNVEGLVARGALYANSGTFKKAIEDFETSLKLNPNHANARKYLGETLVALGRSYEDENKITEAQKAYEDCLAIIPFHEEAQNSLDFLKSKTSTTKPLIEPAELLLPGLTGAKSYEMKETLKQLLNLTEKKEKKKKKKRGKGKKKRSSSSSSSSSESSSSSSSSESSSSSSETSDSEGPNRKKKRRSHSNNKRQRSLSPLSKRMAMLGDAESASRTHNSQFNHPYGYQPPPPADEPASAPPVRSQADVDYELKVRKFLEMTKEDSDYEEKVRNFLEETAQYKRNRKMQELGQQPQPGADHDKKKKKKKDKKKKKESKRKRKEQEREEKRKAKMARTAANNADYSLRDLDNIGDKKLRDAIRKELKGKSKRDMSSDGEYERKHKDSRMMDDMHGLEELESKLSAYHVMVEKEVLGKRDPRGSLSPIDQAPPPPLEKPKWKMSMSAVKDSVKKKDGPPSKGYKERYAFEDSSDDSQDNPKPSPSGGDKNVSVRRAMAMKEPPPLPLAPPPGKREPDPPGTDPPALPPVRKGNIVLDKFGSFRLAQEGETPVSVGDARPEQFVTRIKPPSPSGRRPRSPPSPRRHSSNSSDDDRRSPKRSRSRSRPRKYKYRSRSRSRSRSGSSASGSVASRRRRSGSPRSRSRSDASRSYYSRSRSRSRSGSRERLRRYPRRANWRGRGGYERGTYYRPRFNTFNGGGRGRGRGGGDFRRDDGRRFPNEWRDNRSRGGRPFRPRRGGGGRGRPFRGAYRDFRDRRGVRYSRSRSPDRTRRSRSYSPERRDKDRDSYSRYSGRDSHRSEGEYEEERYVDRKEYDGKWADGNEPERNSHTEEKPAEEAPKE; this comes from the exons ATGGAACCGACACTGGATGCGTCCTTAGTGGCGCAATCCATCAATTTTCATGGGCAGCAATTGCAAAAAACGTGGGAGGGAGAGCGAGGAGAAGAAGACTTGACCAAGATAGGCGTGGGTGCCTTAGACTTCGCTGTATACCAATCAAGACATAAACACTTGACGTTCCAAGACCGCGGCAAGAGGTTGAAACTGCACCAATTTATTGCCAAGGAGGCTAATGCATTATTCGATTCGTCAATTATGGAGGAGACCCCATCTTCTTCAAGCTTGGGCACCGACTCTATCGCACCTGAAGACA ACTTATATGCTTTGATGCCACCATTTGAAACTTTTCTGAATGTGGATAAATCAGCGagattgagacatttttttgat AATGTGAAGACAGGAGAACTTATCATAGGGGCCGTGATCAACAGGACTGCATCAGGGATGATGCTAAAAGTGTTATGCACGGCCGGGCCAACATCCAGATATGTTGCAGACATCAATGTGAAG GCATTTTTACCAGTAACGAATATCATACCAGCTGTGGACAAGAAAAATGTATCAAGAAACTACCTCATGAATGACACTGTGTGCTGTGAAGTCATTGAAGTAATTCCAGACACCGATAAAATGGTGTGCGGCATGAAGGGCGTGACTCGGTGCTCTGACGACCCACCACCAAAACCCCCACTGGGACTGCTCAGCACTGACGACTTCCCAATGGTCTACAA gaAAACAATGGAAATGAAGGGTGAGAGCTATGAAGCTATATTGGAGAAGAGTCCTGGCTTCAATAACCCCAACTGCGTCCAATATCTGTCAGAGCTACTTGGAATCGCGAATATGCATTGCACGAATTTCGTCTCGCTCAG AGGAGGATTCCCTACGTCGGACTATGCCGACGAACTTCGTCAAGCTCAGGCAAGCAAATGGGCGTTCCGTTCAGTGGCTGAAGGTATAGAACATTTCAAAGCCGGAAGACATTCAGAAGCATTTCAATGCCTTAACAAAGCTTTGAGCATTGACCCCAGGAATGTGGAAGGTCTTGTTGCACGAGGAGCATTGTATGCTAACAGTGGAACTTTCAAAAAAGCCATAGAAGACTTTGAAACTTCATTGAAGTTGAACCCAAACCATGCTAATGCAAGGAAGTATCTAGGAGAGACACTAGTGGCACTTGGAAGAAGTTATGAAGACGAAAACAAGATCACTGAAGCACAGAAAGCGTATGAAGATTGTTTAGCTATTATACCATTCCATGAAGAGGCTCAGAATTCATTAGATTTCCTAAAGAGCAAGACATCAACAACAAAGCCTTTGATAGAGCCCGCTGAATTGCTATTGCCTGGTTTGACTGGAGCTAAATCTTATGAGATGAAGGAAACCCTAAAGCAGCTGTTGAATTTAACTGAgaaaaaggaaaagaaaaagaagaagaagcgCGGTAAGGGCAAAAAGAAACGCTCAAGtagttcatcatcatcatctagTGAGTCATCAAGTTCCAGTTCGTCATCTGAGTCGTCGTCGTCCTCATCAGAAACCAGTG ATTCGGAAGGTCCTAATCGCAAGAAAAAGCGTCGCTCGCATTCGAACAACAAGCGTCAGCGCTCGCTGTCGCCGCTGAGCAAGCGCATGGCGATGTTGGGTGACGCCGAATCCGCCTCGCGCACGCACAACTCGCAGTTCAACCACCCGTACGGATACCAGCCGCCGCCACCCGCCGACGAGCCCGCCAGCGCTCCGCCCGTGCGCTCGCAGGCCGATGTCGATTATGAACTGAAG GTTCGCAAATTTTTGGAGATGACTAAAGAAGATTCAGACTATGAAGAGAAAGTGCGCAACTTTCTTGAAGAAACCGCTCAGTACAAACGTAACCGTAAGATGCAAGAGCTCGGCCAACAGCCACAACCCGGCGCTGATCacgataaaaagaaaaagaagaagaaagataA AAAAAAGAAGAAGGAATCTAAGAGGAAACGTAAAGAGCAAGAAAGGGAGGAAAAAAGAAAAGCTAAGATGGCACGCACTGCAGCAAATAATGCGGACTATAGCCTGCGAGATTTGGATAATATTGGCGATAAGAAATTGAGAGATGCCATAAg GAAAGAACTGAAGGGAAAATCCAAGAGAGACATGAGTTCTGATGGTGAATATGAAAGGAAACACAAAGACAGCAG AATGATGGACGACATGCACGGTCTGGAAGAGTTGGAGTCGAAGTTGAGCGCGTACCACGTGATGGTGGAGAAGGAGGTGCTCGGCAAACGTGACCCGCGCGGCTCGCTCAGCCCCATCGACcaggcgccgccgccgccgctcgAGAAACCCAAGTGGAAGATGTCCATGAGCGCTGTCAAGGACTC GGTTAAGAAGAAGGATGGTCCACCGTCGAAAGGTTACAAAGAACGCTACGCATTTGAAGATAGCTCTGACGATTCACAGGACAATCCTAAG CCATCGCCATCGGGGGGAGACAAGAACGTGTCGGTGCGGCGCGCCATGGCGATGAAGGAGCCCCCGCCGCTGCCGCTGGCGCCACCGCCCGGCAAGCGCGAGCCCGACCCGCCCGGCACCGACCCGCCCGCGCTTCCGCCA GTTCGGAAAGGCAATATAGTGCTAGACAAATTCGGCTCGTTCCGCCTGGCACAAGAAGGCGAGACGCCCGTGTCTGTAGGCGATGCGAGGCCAGAACAGTTTGTAACGCGTATCAAGCCGCCTTCGCCTTCGGGTCGCCGGCCACGCTCACCGCCCTCACCGCGACGTCATTCTTCTAATTCCTCCGATGACGACAGACGTTCACCAAAACGTTCCCGAAGCAG GTCGCGACCACGCAAATACAAATATCGATCTCGTTCAAGATCCCGTTCGCGGTCCGGTTCGAGCGCTAGCGGCTCGGTGGCGTCTCGGCGGCGTCGCTCCGGCTCGCCACGGTCTCGCTCACGCTCTGACGCTTCCCGCTCCTACTACTCACGCAGCCGATCTCGATCAAGGTCGGGATCTAGGGAAAG GTTACGCCGCTACCCTCGCCGAGCCAACTGGCGCGGTCGCGGCGGCTATGAGCGCGGGACGTACTATCGTCCTCGCTTCAACACGTTCAACGGCGGAGGCCGAGGCCGTGGCCGTGGCGGTGGAGATTTCAGACGCGATGATGGCAGGAGGTTCCCTAATGAATGGAGAGACAACAGATCACGAGGTGGACGGCCGTTCAGGCCACGACGGGGTGGAGGCGGTAGAGGGCGACCATTTAG